Proteins from a single region of Streptomyces vinaceus:
- a CDS encoding alpha/beta fold hydrolase, translating to MTAPSPESSTPPTAATAVRIDVPGGRAVTHRDVAANGARFHVAEMGDGPLVLLLHGFPQFWWTWRHQLTALADAGYRAVAMDLRGVGGSDRTPRGYDPANLALDITGVVRSLGEPDAALVGHDLGGYLAWTAAVMRPKLVRRLVVSSMPHPRRWRSAMLSDFGQTRASSHIWGFQRPFVPERQLVADDGALVAELIRDWSGPLPPAAEDLDVYRRAMCIPSTAHCSIEPYRWMMRSMARPDGLQFNRRMKRPVRVPTLHLHGSLDPVMRTRSAAGSGEYVEAPYRWRLFDGLGHFPHEEDPAAFSTELVNWLKDPEPDR from the coding sequence ATGACAGCGCCCTCACCGGAGTCCAGCACTCCGCCCACCGCCGCGACGGCGGTCAGGATCGACGTGCCCGGCGGGCGAGCGGTGACCCACCGGGACGTCGCGGCCAACGGGGCCCGGTTCCACGTCGCCGAGATGGGCGACGGGCCGCTGGTGCTGCTGCTGCACGGCTTCCCGCAGTTCTGGTGGACGTGGCGGCACCAGCTGACCGCCCTCGCCGACGCCGGGTACCGGGCGGTCGCCATGGACCTGCGCGGAGTGGGCGGCAGCGACCGCACCCCCCGCGGCTACGACCCGGCGAACCTGGCGCTCGACATCACCGGGGTCGTACGGTCCCTCGGCGAGCCCGACGCCGCCCTCGTGGGGCACGACCTCGGCGGCTACCTCGCCTGGACCGCGGCCGTGATGCGGCCCAAGCTGGTGCGCCGGCTCGTGGTCTCCTCGATGCCGCACCCGCGGCGCTGGCGCTCGGCGATGCTGTCCGACTTCGGCCAGACCCGCGCCAGTTCGCACATCTGGGGCTTCCAGCGGCCGTTCGTTCCGGAGCGGCAGCTCGTCGCCGACGACGGGGCGCTCGTGGCCGAGCTGATCCGGGACTGGTCCGGCCCGCTGCCGCCCGCGGCGGAGGACCTCGACGTGTACCGGCGGGCCATGTGCATCCCGTCCACCGCGCACTGCTCGATCGAGCCGTACCGCTGGATGATGCGGTCGATGGCCCGGCCCGACGGGCTCCAGTTCAACCGCCGGATGAAGCGGCCGGTGCGCGTACCGACGCTGCACCTGCACGGTTCGCTCGACCCGGTGATGCGCACCCGCAGCGCGGCCGGCTCCGGGGAGTACGTCGAAGCCCCGTACCGGTGGCGCCTGTTCGACGGGCTCGGGCACTTCCCCCACGAGGAGGATCCCGCCGCCTTCTCGACCGAGCTGGTGAACTGGCTGAAGGACCCCGAGCCGGACCGCTGA
- a CDS encoding phage holin family protein, translating to MSAVDQGAQGAERTLGQLVASATAEMSALVHDEIALAKAEIRQDVKRVGIGGTAIGIAGVFALFSLPVLSFAAAYGIHNLGLGLAWSFLIVGVAFLLLAGLLALIAVSKFKKVKPPEKTIASVKQTAAVVGTVKPHPRSVSDQAVGVARSSS from the coding sequence ATGAGCGCAGTGGACCAAGGGGCGCAGGGAGCCGAGCGCACACTCGGCCAGCTGGTCGCCTCGGCCACCGCCGAGATGTCCGCCCTGGTGCACGACGAGATCGCCCTCGCCAAGGCGGAGATCCGCCAGGACGTCAAGCGCGTGGGCATCGGCGGCACCGCCATCGGGATCGCAGGCGTGTTCGCCCTGTTCTCCCTGCCCGTGCTGAGCTTCGCGGCGGCGTACGGGATCCACAACCTCGGGCTCGGGCTGGCCTGGTCCTTCCTCATCGTCGGCGTGGCGTTCCTGCTGCTCGCGGGCCTGCTGGCGCTGATCGCCGTATCGAAGTTCAAGAAGGTCAAGCCGCCGGAGAAGACCATCGCGTCCGTCAAGCAGACCGCGGCGGTCGTCGGGACCGTCAAGCCGCATCCGCGGTCGGTGAGTGACCAGGCCGTGGGTGTGGCACGCTCGTCCTCATGA
- a CDS encoding MBL fold metallo-hydrolase, with amino-acid sequence MTSASALPGQPRGIVTSGRATARAVNILAPNASAMTLDGTNTWLVSEPGSAEAVVIDPGPLDEAHLRAVIETAERAGQRIALTLLTHGHPDHAEGAGRFAELTRTKVRALDPALRLGDEGLGAGDVIRTGGLELRVVPTPGHTADSLCFHLPADRAVLTGDTILGRGTTVVAHPDGRLGDYLASLRRLRSLTVDDGVHTVLPGHGPVLDDAQGAVEFYLAHRAHRLAQVETAVEDGYTTPEAVVAHVYADVDRSLWPAAEWSVRAQLEYLQDHGLIPGGPE; translated from the coding sequence GTGACCAGTGCGAGCGCCCTGCCCGGACAGCCCCGAGGAATCGTTACCTCAGGGCGCGCCACCGCCCGCGCGGTCAACATCCTGGCCCCCAACGCCTCGGCGATGACCCTGGACGGCACCAACACCTGGCTCGTCTCGGAGCCCGGTTCCGCGGAAGCCGTCGTCATCGATCCGGGCCCCCTGGACGAGGCCCACCTGCGCGCGGTCATCGAGACCGCCGAGCGGGCCGGCCAGCGGATCGCGCTGACCCTCCTCACGCACGGCCACCCCGACCACGCCGAGGGCGCTGGCCGGTTCGCCGAGCTCACCCGTACCAAGGTCCGCGCCCTGGACCCCGCGCTGCGCCTCGGGGACGAGGGGCTCGGCGCCGGGGACGTGATCCGCACCGGCGGCCTGGAGCTGCGCGTGGTCCCGACCCCGGGCCACACCGCCGACTCGCTCTGCTTCCACCTGCCCGCCGACCGCGCGGTCCTGACCGGCGACACGATCCTCGGCCGCGGCACCACCGTCGTGGCCCACCCCGACGGCCGGCTCGGCGACTACCTGGCCTCCCTGCGCCGGCTGCGCTCGCTGACGGTCGACGACGGCGTGCACACGGTGCTCCCGGGCCACGGGCCGGTCCTGGACGACGCCCAGGGCGCGGTCGAGTTCTACCTGGCCCACCGCGCGCACCGGCTCGCCCAGGTCGAGACCGCCGTGGAGGACGGGTACACGACCCCCGAGGCGGTCGTCGCCCACGTCTACGCGGACGTGGACCGCTCGCTGTGGCCGGCCGCGGAATGGTCCGTACGAGCGCAGCTGGAGTACCTTCAAGATCACGGACTGATCCCGGGGGGCCCCGAATGA
- a CDS encoding NUDIX hydrolase produces the protein MTRGARDESGVAQAAAPPQHGGPQAPYEARFETPYENRFQTPYEDPGEDPGALRVSSQGLPRWLDPVVEAVRTVRPTQLSRFLPPEDGRGRQSAVLVLFGEGPRGPELLLMERAGTLRSHPGQPSFPGGALDPEDGDPHTTGPLRAALREAEEETGLDPSGVQIFGVLPRLYIPVSEFVVTPVLGWWRDPSPVGVVDPAETARVFTVPVADLTDPDHRVMAVHPKGHLGPAFTVESALVWGFTAGVIDRILHFAGWERPWDRSRQVPLDWRA, from the coding sequence ATGACGCGCGGAGCGCGGGACGAGAGCGGTGTGGCCCAGGCGGCCGCGCCGCCGCAGCACGGAGGGCCGCAGGCCCCGTACGAGGCCCGGTTCGAGACGCCGTACGAGAACCGGTTCCAGACCCCGTACGAGGACCCGGGCGAGGACCCGGGCGCTCTGCGCGTGAGCAGCCAGGGCCTGCCCCGGTGGCTCGATCCCGTCGTCGAGGCCGTGCGAACGGTCCGGCCGACCCAACTGAGCCGGTTCCTGCCGCCCGAGGACGGCCGCGGCCGCCAGTCCGCCGTGCTGGTCCTCTTCGGCGAGGGCCCGCGCGGCCCCGAGCTGCTGCTCATGGAGCGCGCCGGAACCCTGCGCTCGCACCCCGGCCAGCCCTCGTTCCCTGGCGGCGCCCTCGACCCGGAGGACGGCGATCCGCACACCACAGGCCCGCTGCGCGCCGCCCTGCGCGAGGCCGAGGAGGAGACCGGGCTGGATCCCTCCGGCGTCCAGATCTTCGGCGTCCTGCCGCGCCTGTACATCCCGGTCAGCGAGTTCGTCGTGACCCCGGTGCTCGGCTGGTGGCGCGATCCCAGCCCCGTCGGCGTCGTGGACCCGGCCGAGACCGCCCGCGTCTTCACGGTTCCCGTGGCCGATCTCACGGATCCCGATCATCGGGTCATGGCCGTCCATCCGAAGGGTCACCTGGGCCCCGCCTTTACCGTCGAATCGGCTCTGGTCTGGGGTTTTACCGCCGGAGTGATCGACCGGATCCTGCATTTCGCGGGATGGGAGCGCCCCTGGGACCGATCGAGGCAGGTCCCGCTCGACTGGCGCGCATGA
- a CDS encoding NUDIX hydrolase, whose product MPNGQHGQQQPPAGGQWYPPEWPDRIRALMDGSLVPVEPRRAATVMLLRDTPAGPAVHMLRRKTSMAFAGGAYAYPGGGVDPRDEDHLVGWAGPDREAWAARLATDPRSAQAIVCGAVRETFEEAGVLLAGESPDTVVGDTTGEDWEADRAALVARELSFAEFLDRRGLLLRSDLLGAWARWITPEFEPRRYDTWFFVAALPEGQRTRNASTEADRTVWIRPADAAAGYDKGELLMMPPTISTLRSLEPYGSAAEALAAAADQDLAPVLAQAALENGELVLSWPGHDEFTKHVRPGGTP is encoded by the coding sequence ATGCCGAATGGTCAGCACGGTCAGCAGCAGCCCCCCGCCGGAGGCCAGTGGTACCCGCCGGAGTGGCCGGACCGGATCCGCGCGCTCATGGACGGGTCCCTCGTCCCGGTGGAACCCCGCCGCGCCGCCACCGTCATGCTGCTCCGCGACACCCCCGCAGGACCCGCCGTGCACATGCTGCGCCGCAAGACCTCCATGGCCTTCGCGGGCGGCGCGTACGCCTACCCCGGGGGCGGGGTCGATCCCCGCGACGAGGACCACCTCGTGGGCTGGGCCGGTCCGGACCGGGAGGCCTGGGCCGCCCGCCTCGCCACCGATCCGCGCAGCGCCCAGGCGATCGTCTGCGGCGCCGTCCGCGAGACCTTCGAGGAGGCCGGCGTCCTGCTCGCGGGGGAGTCCCCCGACACGGTCGTCGGCGACACCACCGGCGAGGACTGGGAGGCCGACCGGGCGGCCCTCGTCGCCCGCGAGCTCTCGTTCGCCGAGTTCCTCGACCGCCGCGGCCTGCTGCTGCGCTCCGATCTGCTCGGCGCCTGGGCCCGCTGGATCACCCCGGAGTTCGAGCCCCGCCGTTACGACACCTGGTTCTTCGTCGCCGCCCTCCCGGAGGGCCAGCGCACCCGCAACGCCTCCACCGAGGCCGACCGGACCGTCTGGATCCGCCCCGCGGACGCCGCCGCCGGCTACGACAAGGGCGAGCTGCTGATGATGCCGCCCACCATCTCGACGCTGCGTTCGCTGGAGCCGTACGGGAGCGCGGCGGAGGCCCTCGCCGCGGCGGCCGACCAGGACCTGGCGCCCGTACTGGCGCAGGCCGCGCTGGAGAACGGGGAGCTGGTGCTCAGCTGGCCCGGCCACGACGAGTTCACCAAGCACGTCCGCCCCGGAGGCACCCCGTGA
- the nth gene encoding endonuclease III: protein MVRRARRINRELAEIYPYAHPELDFRNPFELLVATVLSAQTTDLRVNQTTPALFAAYPTPEDMAAAVPEELEEIIRPTGFFRAKARSLLGLSQALRDDFGGNVPGRIEDLVKLPGVGRKTANVVLGNAFGVPGITVDTHFGRLVRRWKWTEQEDPEKVEAEICAIFPKSEWTMLSHRVVFHGRRICHSRKPACGACPIAPLCPAYGEGETDPEKAKKLLKYEKGGQPGQRLSPPPDYPGLPAPPLGSAPEAPAGS from the coding sequence ATGGTGCGCCGGGCCCGCCGCATCAACCGCGAGCTGGCCGAGATCTATCCGTACGCCCACCCCGAGCTCGACTTCCGGAATCCCTTCGAGCTCCTGGTCGCCACGGTCCTCTCCGCGCAGACCACCGACCTGCGCGTGAACCAGACGACCCCGGCCCTGTTCGCCGCCTATCCGACGCCCGAGGACATGGCCGCTGCCGTGCCGGAGGAGCTGGAGGAGATCATCCGGCCGACCGGGTTCTTCCGGGCGAAGGCGCGCTCCCTCCTCGGCCTCTCGCAGGCCCTGCGGGACGACTTCGGGGGGAACGTGCCGGGCCGGATCGAGGACCTGGTGAAGCTGCCGGGGGTCGGCCGCAAGACCGCCAACGTGGTCCTCGGCAATGCGTTCGGTGTCCCGGGGATCACCGTGGACACCCACTTCGGCCGGCTGGTGCGGCGCTGGAAGTGGACCGAGCAGGAGGACCCGGAGAAGGTCGAGGCGGAGATCTGCGCGATCTTCCCGAAGAGCGAGTGGACGATGCTCTCGCACCGCGTCGTCTTCCACGGCCGCCGGATCTGCCACTCCCGCAAGCCCGCCTGCGGCGCCTGCCCGATCGCCCCGCTGTGCCCGGCGTACGGGGAGGGCGAGACGGACCCGGAGAAGGCGAAGAAGCTGCTCAAGTACGAGAAGGGCGGCCAGCCCGGCCAGCGTCTGAGCCCGCCGCCGGACTACCCGGGGCTCCCGGCCCCGCCGCTGGGGTCCGCGCCGGAGGCCCCGGCCGGCTCCTGA
- a CDS encoding DUF4177 domain-containing protein: MTKKFEYATVPLLVHATKQILDTWGEDGWELVQVVPGPNNPEQLVAYLKREKV; encoded by the coding sequence ATGACCAAGAAGTTCGAATACGCGACGGTCCCGCTGCTGGTCCACGCCACCAAGCAGATCCTGGACACCTGGGGCGAGGACGGCTGGGAGCTCGTCCAGGTCGTGCCCGGCCCCAACAACCCCGAGCAGCTCGTGGCCTACCTCAAGCGGGAGAAGGTATGA
- a CDS encoding RidA family protein — MSGAVEAKLAELGLTLPDVVPPLAAYQPAVRSGAYVFTAGQLPMVSGSLPTTGKVGAEVSAEEAKKLAAVCALNALAAVKSVIGDLDKIERVVKVVGFVASAPDFTGQPGVLNGASELLGEVLGDKGVHARSAVGVAVLPLDAPVEVELQVEVSAS, encoded by the coding sequence ATGAGCGGCGCTGTCGAGGCGAAGCTGGCCGAGCTCGGCCTGACCCTGCCGGACGTCGTCCCGCCGCTGGCCGCCTACCAGCCGGCCGTGCGGTCGGGCGCGTACGTGTTCACCGCGGGGCAGCTCCCGATGGTCAGCGGCAGCCTGCCGACGACCGGCAAGGTCGGGGCGGAGGTCTCCGCGGAGGAGGCCAAGAAGCTGGCCGCGGTCTGCGCGCTGAACGCCCTGGCGGCGGTCAAGTCCGTGATCGGCGACCTCGACAAGATCGAGCGCGTCGTGAAGGTCGTCGGCTTCGTGGCCTCGGCCCCGGACTTCACGGGCCAGCCCGGCGTGCTGAACGGCGCGAGCGAGCTGCTCGGTGAGGTGCTCGGCGACAAGGGCGTCCACGCCCGCAGCGCGGTCGGCGTGGCGGTGCTCCCGCTGGACGCCCCGGTCGAGGTCGAGCTCCAGGTCGAGGTCTCCGCTTCCTGA
- a CDS encoding MarP family serine protease: MNVLDILLLVAAVWFAIVGYRQGFVVGILSVIGFLGGGLIAVSLLPLIWDRVTDNGTQVSTTVVVIAVVVIIVCASIGQAFTTHLGNRLRRHITWSPARALDATGGALVNVVAMLLVAWLIGSALAGTSLPTLGKEVRNSKVLLGVSRVLPAQANTWFSDFSSTLARSGFPQVFSPFSNEPITEVKAPDPALARSPVAEAAKRSIVKVVGTAPSCSKVLEGTGFVFAPGKVMTNAHVVGGVGEPTVQIGGEGKLYDGKVVLYDWERDIAVLDVPKLKAPALEFTDKDASSGSDAIVAGFPENGAYDVRAARVRGRINANGPDIYHRGTVRRDVYSLYATVRQGNSGGPLLTPDGKVYGVVFAKSLDDPNTGYALTADEVRDDIRIGKISDRRVDSQGCAL, from the coding sequence GTGAACGTGCTGGACATCCTGTTGCTGGTCGCCGCCGTGTGGTTCGCGATCGTCGGCTACCGCCAGGGGTTCGTCGTCGGCATCCTGTCGGTGATCGGCTTCCTCGGCGGTGGTCTCATCGCCGTGTCCCTGCTCCCCCTGATATGGGACCGGGTGACCGACAACGGCACCCAGGTCTCGACCACGGTCGTGGTCATCGCCGTCGTGGTGATCATCGTCTGTGCCTCGATCGGGCAGGCCTTCACCACCCATCTGGGCAACCGCCTGCGCCGCCACATCACGTGGTCGCCGGCGCGCGCCCTCGACGCGACCGGCGGCGCCCTGGTCAACGTCGTCGCGATGCTGCTGGTGGCATGGCTGATCGGCTCGGCCCTCGCCGGGACCTCACTCCCCACCCTGGGCAAGGAAGTCCGCAACTCCAAGGTGCTGCTCGGCGTCTCGCGGGTGCTGCCCGCGCAGGCCAACACCTGGTTCTCGGACTTCAGCTCCACCCTCGCGCGCAGCGGCTTCCCGCAGGTCTTCAGCCCGTTCTCGAACGAGCCGATCACCGAGGTGAAGGCCCCCGACCCGGCGCTCGCCCGCAGCCCCGTCGCCGAGGCGGCCAAGCGCTCGATCGTGAAGGTCGTCGGTACCGCGCCGAGTTGCAGCAAGGTCCTGGAGGGGACCGGTTTCGTCTTCGCGCCCGGCAAGGTGATGACCAACGCGCATGTCGTCGGCGGGGTCGGCGAGCCGACCGTGCAGATCGGCGGCGAGGGCAAGCTCTACGACGGCAAGGTCGTGCTCTACGACTGGGAGCGCGACATCGCCGTCCTGGACGTGCCCAAGCTGAAGGCGCCCGCGCTGGAGTTCACCGACAAGGACGCGTCGAGCGGCAGCGACGCGATCGTCGCCGGCTTCCCGGAGAACGGCGCGTACGACGTCCGCGCGGCGCGCGTCCGCGGCCGGATCAACGCCAACGGCCCGGACATCTACCACCGCGGCACCGTCCGCCGGGACGTCTACTCGCTGTACGCGACCGTCCGCCAGGGCAACTCCGGCGGGCCGCTGCTGACGCCCGACGGCAAGGTGTACGGGGTCGTCTTCGCGAAGTCGCTCGACGACCCGAACACCGGCTACGCGCTGACGGCGGACGAGGTCCGCGACGACATCCGGATCGGGAAGATTTCCGACCGGCGGGTCGACAGCCAGGGCTGCGCCCTCTGA
- the acs gene encoding acetate--CoA ligase, whose product MPGDTTDTLGKGDVVSNESLANLLKEERRFAPPADLAAAANVTGAAYAQADADRLGFWAEQARRLTWDTEPTETLDWTNPPFAKWFADGKLNVAYNCVDRHVEAGNGDRVAIHFEGEPGDSRAITYAELKDEVSKAANALTELGVQAGDRVAVYLPMIPEAVVAMLACARVGAAHSVVFGGFSADAVASRIQDADAKLVITADGGYRRGKPSALKPAIDEAVAKCPQVEHVLVVRRTGQDTAFTEGRDVWWDEIVGRQSAEHTPQAFDAEHPLFILYTSGTTGKPKGILHTSGGYLTQAAYTHHAVFDLKPESDVYWCTADIGWVTGHSYIVYGPLANGATQVMYEGTPDTPHQGRFWEVVQKYGVTILYTAPTAIRTFMKWGDDIPAKFDLSSLRVLGSVGEPINPEAWIWYRKHIGGDRCPIVDTWWQTETGAMMISPLPGVTETKPGSAQRALPGIGATVVDDEGHEVPNGGGGYLVLTEPWPSMLRTIWGDDQRFVDTYWSRFEGRYFAGDGAKKDDDGDIWLLGRVDDVMLVSGHNISTTEVESALVSHPSVAEAAVVGAKDETTGQAIVAFVILRGSASETDTLVGELRSHVGATLGPIAKPKRIVPVQELPKTRSGKIMRRLLRDVAEDRAVGDVTTLADSSVMDLIQSKLPSASSED is encoded by the coding sequence ATGCCCGGGGACACAACGGACACCCTGGGAAAGGGAGATGTCGTGAGCAACGAAAGCCTGGCCAACCTGTTGAAGGAGGAGCGCCGATTCGCTCCTCCCGCCGACCTGGCCGCCGCCGCCAACGTGACAGGGGCTGCGTACGCACAGGCCGACGCGGACCGGCTGGGCTTCTGGGCCGAGCAGGCCCGTCGCCTGACCTGGGACACCGAGCCGACCGAGACGCTCGACTGGACCAACCCGCCCTTCGCCAAGTGGTTCGCGGACGGCAAGCTGAACGTGGCGTACAACTGCGTGGACCGCCACGTAGAGGCCGGCAACGGCGACCGCGTCGCCATCCACTTCGAGGGCGAGCCGGGCGACAGCCGCGCGATCACCTACGCCGAGCTCAAGGACGAGGTCTCCAAGGCCGCCAACGCCCTGACCGAGCTCGGCGTCCAGGCCGGCGACCGGGTCGCGGTCTACCTGCCGATGATCCCCGAGGCCGTCGTCGCGATGCTCGCGTGCGCCCGCGTCGGCGCCGCCCACTCGGTCGTCTTCGGCGGCTTCTCCGCCGACGCCGTGGCCTCCCGCATCCAGGACGCCGACGCCAAGCTGGTCATCACCGCCGACGGCGGCTACCGCCGCGGCAAGCCCAGCGCCCTCAAGCCCGCCATCGACGAGGCCGTCGCCAAGTGCCCGCAGGTCGAGCACGTGCTCGTCGTACGGCGCACCGGCCAGGACACGGCGTTCACCGAGGGCCGCGACGTCTGGTGGGACGAGATCGTCGGACGCCAGTCCGCCGAGCACACCCCTCAGGCCTTCGACGCCGAGCACCCGCTGTTCATCCTGTACACCTCGGGGACCACCGGTAAGCCCAAGGGCATCCTGCACACCTCCGGCGGCTACCTCACGCAGGCCGCGTACACGCACCACGCCGTCTTCGACCTCAAGCCGGAGAGCGACGTCTACTGGTGCACCGCCGACATCGGCTGGGTGACCGGGCACTCCTACATCGTCTACGGACCCCTCGCCAACGGCGCCACCCAGGTCATGTACGAGGGCACGCCGGACACCCCGCACCAGGGCCGGTTCTGGGAGGTCGTGCAGAAGTACGGCGTCACCATCCTCTACACCGCGCCCACGGCGATCCGCACCTTCATGAAGTGGGGCGACGACATCCCCGCGAAGTTCGACCTGTCCAGCCTGCGCGTGCTGGGCTCGGTCGGCGAGCCGATCAACCCCGAGGCCTGGATCTGGTACCGCAAGCACATCGGCGGCGACCGCTGCCCGATCGTGGACACCTGGTGGCAGACCGAGACCGGCGCGATGATGATCTCCCCGCTGCCCGGCGTCACCGAGACGAAGCCCGGCTCCGCCCAGCGCGCGCTGCCGGGCATCGGAGCCACCGTCGTCGACGACGAGGGCCACGAGGTCCCGAACGGCGGAGGCGGCTACCTGGTCCTCACCGAGCCGTGGCCGTCGATGCTGCGCACCATCTGGGGCGACGACCAGCGGTTCGTCGACACCTACTGGTCCCGCTTCGAAGGCCGCTACTTCGCGGGCGACGGCGCCAAGAAGGACGACGACGGCGACATCTGGCTGCTGGGCCGCGTCGACGACGTGATGCTGGTTTCCGGCCACAACATCTCGACCACCGAGGTGGAGTCGGCGCTCGTCTCGCACCCGTCGGTCGCCGAGGCCGCCGTGGTCGGCGCCAAGGACGAGACCACGGGCCAGGCCATCGTGGCCTTCGTGATCCTGCGCGGCAGCGCCTCCGAGACCGACACTCTGGTCGGCGAGCTGCGGAGCCACGTGGGCGCCACGCTGGGCCCGATCGCCAAGCCGAAGCGGATCGTTCCGGTCCAGGAGCTCCCGAAGACCCGCTCGGGCAAGATCATGCGGCGTCTGCTGCGCGATGTCGCCGAGGACCGCGCGGTCGGCGACGTCACGACGCTGGCCGATTCCTCGGTCATGGACCTCATCCAGAGCAAGCTGCCGTCCGCCTCCAGCGAGGACTAG
- the nhaA gene encoding Na+/H+ antiporter NhaA has protein sequence MAAPSPTDRHSRKFLGMLSLPERRFVADALRAETVGGVLLLAAAIAALLWANIPALSASYADVSGFHIGPASLGLDLSLQHWAADGLLAIFFFVAGIELKRELVAGDLRDPKAAALPVIAAVCGMAVPALVYVLVNTIGGGSMDGWAVPTATDIAFALAVLAVIGTSLPSALRAFLLTLAVVDDLFAIMIIAVFFTSEIDFLALGGAVLGLVVFWFLLRKGVRGWYVYVPLALVIWGLMYNSGVHATIAGVAMGLMLRCTRKEGEHTSPGEHIEHLVRPISAGLAVPLFALFSAGVSLSDDAIAQVFTRPETLGVVLGLVVGKAVGIFGGTWLAARFTRASLNDDLAWPDVLAVASLAGIGFTVSLLIGELAFTEDQTLTDEVKAAVLFGSLIAAVVASVLLKLRNRTYQALTENEERDEDLDGIPDIYEQDKPEYHLRMAKIYEAKAAEHRRRAEAATAAALEAATGSSAERDRPA, from the coding sequence GTGGCCGCGCCCAGCCCCACCGACCGCCACAGCCGCAAGTTCCTCGGGATGCTGTCGCTGCCCGAGCGGCGCTTCGTGGCCGACGCCCTGCGCGCCGAGACCGTCGGTGGCGTGCTCCTGCTCGCGGCCGCCATCGCCGCCCTCCTGTGGGCGAACATCCCGGCCCTCTCCGCCAGCTACGCCGACGTCAGCGGCTTCCACATCGGCCCCGCCTCCCTCGGCCTGGACCTCTCGCTCCAGCACTGGGCGGCCGACGGACTGCTCGCGATCTTCTTCTTCGTCGCCGGCATCGAGCTCAAGCGCGAACTCGTCGCGGGCGACCTGCGCGACCCCAAGGCGGCCGCCCTCCCGGTCATCGCCGCCGTCTGCGGCATGGCCGTGCCCGCGCTGGTCTACGTACTGGTCAACACCATCGGCGGCGGTTCGATGGACGGCTGGGCGGTCCCGACCGCCACCGACATCGCCTTCGCCCTCGCCGTCCTGGCCGTCATCGGCACCTCGCTGCCGTCCGCCCTGCGCGCCTTCCTGCTGACCCTCGCCGTCGTCGACGACCTCTTCGCCATCATGATCATCGCGGTGTTCTTCACCAGCGAGATCGACTTCCTGGCCCTCGGCGGAGCGGTCCTCGGCCTGGTCGTCTTCTGGTTCCTGCTCCGCAAGGGCGTCCGCGGCTGGTACGTCTACGTTCCGCTCGCCCTGGTCATCTGGGGCCTGATGTACAACAGCGGGGTCCACGCCACCATCGCCGGCGTCGCCATGGGCCTGATGCTCCGCTGCACCCGCAAGGAGGGTGAGCACACCTCCCCCGGCGAGCACATCGAGCACCTCGTACGGCCCATCTCGGCCGGCCTCGCCGTCCCGCTCTTCGCACTGTTCTCGGCCGGGGTCTCCCTCTCCGACGACGCCATCGCGCAGGTCTTCACCCGGCCCGAGACCCTGGGCGTGGTCCTCGGCCTGGTCGTCGGCAAGGCCGTCGGCATCTTCGGCGGCACCTGGCTGGCCGCCCGCTTCACCAGAGCCTCGCTCAACGACGACTTGGCCTGGCCCGACGTACTCGCGGTGGCCTCCCTCGCCGGCATCGGCTTCACCGTCTCCCTCCTCATCGGCGAACTCGCCTTCACCGAAGACCAGACGCTCACCGACGAGGTGAAGGCCGCCGTCCTGTTCGGCTCCCTCATCGCGGCCGTCGTCGCGAGCGTCCTGCTCAAGCTGCGCAACCGCACGTACCAGGCCCTCACCGAGAACGAGGAGCGCGACGAGGACCTCGACGGCATCCCGGACATCTACGAGCAGGACAAGCCGGAGTACCACCTGCGGATGGCGAAGATCTACGAGGCGAAGGCCGCGGAGCACCGCCGCAGGGCCGAGGCGGCCACGGCCGCCGCGCTCGAAGCGGCCACCGGGTCCAGCGCCGAGCGCGACCGTCCGGCATGA
- a CDS encoding Crp/Fnr family transcriptional regulator: protein MDDVLRRAPLFAALDDEQAAELRASMGEVTLARGDALFHEGDPGDRLYVVTEGKVKLHRTSPDGRENMLAVLGPGELIGELSLFDPGPRTATATALTEVKLLGLGHGDLQPWLNARPEVATALLRAVARRLRKTNDQMSDLVFSDVPGRVARALLDLSRRFGVQSEEGIHVVHDLTQEELAQLVGASRETVNKALADFAGRGWLRLEARAVILLDVERLAKRSR, encoded by the coding sequence GTGGACGACGTTCTGCGGCGCGCCCCGCTCTTCGCGGCGCTCGATGATGAGCAGGCCGCGGAGCTCCGCGCCTCCATGGGCGAGGTGACCCTCGCACGCGGTGACGCCCTGTTCCACGAGGGCGACCCCGGTGACCGGCTGTATGTCGTGACCGAGGGCAAGGTGAAGCTCCACCGCACCTCCCCCGACGGCCGCGAGAACATGCTGGCCGTCCTCGGCCCCGGTGAGCTGATCGGCGAGCTGTCGCTGTTCGACCCGGGCCCGCGCACCGCCACCGCCACCGCCCTGACCGAGGTCAAGCTGCTCGGCCTCGGCCACGGCGACCTCCAGCCGTGGCTCAACGCCCGGCCCGAGGTCGCGACCGCGCTGCTGCGCGCGGTGGCCCGGCGCCTGCGCAAGACCAACGACCAGATGTCCGACCTGGTCTTCTCCGATGTGCCGGGCCGCGTGGCCCGCGCCCTCCTGGACCTGTCGCGCCGCTTCGGCGTGCAGTCCGAGGAAGGCATCCACGTCGTGCACGACCTGACGCAGGAAGAGCTGGCCCAGCTGGTCGGCGCCTCCCGCGAGACGGTCAACAAGGCCCTCGCCGACTTCGCGGGCCGCGGCTGGCTCCGCCTGGAGGCCCGCGCCGTGATCCTGCTGGACGTCGAGCGGCTGGCGAAGCGCTCGCGCTGA